From a single Apium graveolens cultivar Ventura chromosome 2, ASM990537v1, whole genome shotgun sequence genomic region:
- the LOC141707683 gene encoding LOB domain-containing protein 4, translated as MRESGRKQGVASPCAACKLLRRRCAQDCVFAPYFPADEPQKFASVHKVFGASNVNKMLQELPEHQRGDAVSSMVYEANARVRDPVYGCVGAISSLQQQIDSLQAQLAQAQAEVVHMQMRQYSSSVANPNNGNSPENVSKHMMMQSSQTSTRSLFSMDMVVDHANMGESLWSC; from the exons ATGAGGGAGAGTGGGAGGAAACAAGGCGTGGCATCGCCATGCGCTGCGTGTAAGCTTCTTCGGAGAAGGTGTGCTCAGGATTGTGTATTTGCTCCTTACTTTCCTGCTGATGAGCCACAGAAATTTGCCAGTGTGCATAAGGTGTTTGGTGCTAGCAATGTCAACAAGATGTTACAG GAGTTGCCAGAACACCAACGAGGAGATGCAGTGAGCTCGATGGTTTACGAGGCGAATGCACGAGTAAGGGATCCAGTTTACGGATGTGTGGGTGCAATATCTTCGCTACAACAACAGATAGATTCTCTTCAAGCTCAACTAGCACAAGCACAGGCTGAAGTAGTGCACATGCAAATGCGACAATACTCATCGTCTGTCGCCAATCCAAACAATGGCAACTCACCTGAAAATGTATCGAAACACATGATGATGCAGTCGTCTCAAACATCCACCAGGTCACTTTTTTCAATGGATATGGTGGTTGATCATGCTAATATGGGGGAGTCCTTGTGGTCTTGCTAG